In Thermanaeromonas sp. C210, the following proteins share a genomic window:
- a CDS encoding HNH endonuclease, translated as MYERDPELRRAAIRLHGTRCLACGFDFEEAYGERGRGYIEVHHLKPVSALGGPAAVDPRADLTVLCANCHRMVHRRRDRVLGLEELREIVRAARGVKSERKGETGGDATTRNPAAGA; from the coding sequence GTGTACGAGCGGGACCCTGAGCTACGGCGCGCGGCGATAAGACTGCACGGAACGAGGTGCCTCGCCTGCGGGTTCGACTTCGAGGAGGCGTACGGCGAAAGAGGCCGGGGCTACATAGAGGTCCACCACCTCAAGCCCGTGAGCGCCCTCGGGGGGCCTGCCGCCGTGGACCCCCGGGCGGACCTGACCGTCCTGTGCGCGAACTGCCACCGTATGGTCCACCGCAGGAGGGACAGGGTACTGGGGCTCGAAGAGTTGAGGGAGATCGTGAGGGCCGCACGCGGGGTAAAGTCCGAAAGGAAGGGAGAGACGGGCGGAGATGCAACCACGAGAAATCCTGCTGCAGGGGCTTAA
- a CDS encoding ATP-binding protein: MQGVFDVEPVGYTASPRPGAGPTFDTIPFVISPGKKVVLNGLYAVPDPDGRRAHYGRVVSGYESNEDAAPSRLQQAGALHLDMPMRRGDDSLFLHRVAELEVLGEVAVLEGSPVSVAVEPPANLPQTGKPVVPLAGALAEALLGFPPPGEGLELGRAFGADAAVVLPRSALPRHILIVGRPGTGKSYARGVLAEEIARHGIPQVNFDANGEMAEAAVELGGVNLVPGVDYKVPLWALGESELLSLQPNLTQAHQDLIVDAYIDLSERREVWTWEELADEIRRVGAAVAQRADVVDRAIRRLGYGIRQNAIIGELGDWSDLLRRYRFVNVLLGGLKRSQREIVVAATARMLQRRRLREEVPPFVFGLDEAHLFLPAGGRESPSTAVIREFVRMGRHMKVGVVLVSQSPLGIDRQVMLLCNTRLIFALDGEDLRAMSGFLADAPEQMRERIPKLGQGVAVLSGGAELVRHTLMVEVRRRRTTHGAPTPDLKAEVELWSRTSRGK; encoded by the coding sequence ATGCAGGGCGTCTTCGACGTCGAGCCGGTAGGGTACACGGCCTCGCCGCGCCCGGGCGCCGGGCCCACCTTCGACACGATACCCTTCGTGATAAGCCCCGGGAAAAAGGTCGTCCTGAACGGGCTCTACGCCGTTCCGGACCCGGACGGCAGGCGTGCGCACTACGGCAGGGTCGTAAGCGGCTACGAGAGCAACGAGGACGCCGCGCCTTCGCGCCTACAGCAGGCCGGGGCCTTGCACCTTGACATGCCAATGCGGCGCGGAGACGACTCACTGTTCCTGCATCGCGTGGCGGAGCTCGAGGTGCTGGGCGAGGTTGCGGTTCTCGAGGGCTCCCCGGTGTCGGTGGCGGTCGAACCTCCGGCCAACCTTCCCCAGACGGGAAAACCCGTCGTCCCCCTGGCCGGGGCCCTCGCCGAGGCGCTGCTCGGCTTTCCGCCGCCCGGGGAGGGCCTGGAGCTGGGACGCGCCTTCGGCGCCGACGCGGCGGTGGTCCTCCCGCGGTCCGCACTGCCGCGCCACATCCTCATCGTCGGCCGGCCGGGCACCGGCAAGAGCTACGCGCGGGGCGTGCTGGCCGAGGAGATCGCGCGGCACGGGATCCCGCAGGTCAACTTCGACGCCAACGGCGAGATGGCCGAGGCCGCGGTCGAGCTGGGAGGTGTCAACCTCGTCCCGGGCGTCGACTACAAGGTTCCGCTCTGGGCCCTCGGTGAGTCGGAGCTTCTCTCGCTTCAGCCCAACCTCACCCAGGCGCACCAGGACCTCATCGTCGACGCGTATATAGATCTTTCGGAGCGCCGGGAGGTGTGGACCTGGGAAGAGCTGGCCGACGAGATCCGCCGCGTGGGCGCCGCCGTCGCCCAGCGCGCCGACGTGGTGGACAGGGCGATACGCCGGCTGGGCTACGGCATCCGCCAAAACGCCATAATAGGCGAGTTGGGCGACTGGTCCGACCTGCTCCGCCGCTATCGGTTCGTCAACGTGCTGCTCGGGGGCCTCAAAAGGTCCCAGCGCGAGATCGTGGTCGCGGCCACCGCGCGCATGCTCCAGCGAAGGCGGCTGCGGGAAGAAGTGCCGCCTTTCGTTTTCGGCCTCGACGAAGCTCACCTGTTCCTCCCGGCTGGAGGAAGGGAATCGCCCTCCACGGCGGTCATCCGCGAGTTCGTCCGCATGGGCCGCCACATGAAGGTCGGCGTGGTCCTCGTGTCGCAGAGCCCGCTGGGCATCGACCGGCAGGTAATGCTCCTTTGCAACACGAGGCTTATCTTCGCCCTCGACGGCGAGGACCTGCGGGCGATGTCGGGCTTCCTCGCGGATGCCCCGGAGCAGATGAGGGAGAGGATACCCAAGCTCGGGCAGGGCGTGGCGGTTCTATCCGGCGGGGCTGAGCTGGTACGCCACACCCTGATGGTGGAGGTCAGGCGGAGGCGCACGACGCACGGGGCGCCGACGCCCGACCTGAAGGCAGAGGTGGAGCTATGGTCGAGGACCTCAAGGGGCAAATAG
- a CDS encoding A/G-specific adenine glycosylase has protein sequence MTCEAERLAALVSAAAARLAASGPFGEPPPWRTEADPYAVFVAEFLLVRTRADVVARVWEELLRRYPSFEALAAADEGELAALVAPLGLRKRVPLLKRAAAHVVERYGGRLPEESGELQKIPGMGPYTAAAVSAFAFGRPVVPADVNVLRFLSRLTGLPSGHPTKGSPTLRSLVARLGPAEGGPEPGRLIDFTRHVCRPRRPRCGECPLGDLCGSALLAG, from the coding sequence ATGACGTGCGAGGCCGAACGTCTTGCGGCCCTGGTATCCGCGGCCGCGGCCAGATTGGCGGCCTCCGGCCCTTTCGGCGAGCCACCGCCGTGGAGGACGGAGGCCGACCCCTATGCCGTGTTTGTCGCGGAGTTCCTGCTGGTCCGCACCCGGGCCGACGTTGTCGCAAGGGTGTGGGAGGAGTTGCTGCGCCGCTACCCCTCTTTCGAGGCGCTGGCGGCTGCGGACGAGGGCGAACTGGCGGCTCTGGTGGCGCCGCTGGGGCTGAGGAAGAGGGTTCCGCTGTTGAAGCGGGCCGCGGCGCACGTGGTGGAGCGGTACGGAGGTAGGCTGCCCGAGGAGTCGGGCGAGCTTCAAAAGATTCCGGGGATGGGTCCTTATACGGCGGCCGCGGTGTCCGCCTTCGCGTTCGGCCGCCCGGTCGTGCCGGCGGACGTCAACGTGCTCCGGTTCCTTTCCAGGCTGACCGGCCTGCCGTCGGGCCATCCCACAAAGGGAAGCCCGACTCTGAGGAGCCTCGTGGCCCGGTTGGGTCCGGCCGAGGGCGGGCCCGAGCCCGGGCGGCTGATCGACTTCACGCGGCACGTCTGCCGGCCGAGAAGGCCACGGTGCGGGGAGTGCCCTCTAGGCGATCTGTGCGGCTCCGCCCTGCTGGCGGGTTGA
- a CDS encoding DNA cytosine methyltransferase, with translation MGRKRLTAVDLFAGAGGAALGLKAAGFEILAALEIDPDAAATYERNIGVTPLVADIRLVDPDAWRDRLGLAPGELDLMVGCPPCQGFTRLRGPKGASDPRNELVDVFARFVRSFLPKMVAFENVPGLIKSTHGRAYYERLIAALEAAGYEVTERVLDAADFGTPQHRPRLVVVSAHGRKPPLPEPTHGAPDDPEVLAGRRKPWRTVRDAISHFPPLAAGESCPNVPNHSASSIGPRVLRFIEMVPRNGGSRREVPREFWLPCHLTHDGHKDVFGRLAWDEPSSVVVTSGCINPSKGRFVHPEQDRALTPREAAALQGFPDHFAFSGGRLSVASQIGNAFPPPLAEAVFRAAAAFLRRGARDDARSSTRQQGGAAQIA, from the coding sequence TTGGGTAGAAAGCGCCTGACTGCGGTGGACCTTTTCGCCGGAGCTGGCGGCGCGGCCCTGGGGCTGAAGGCCGCCGGGTTCGAGATCCTCGCGGCCCTCGAGATAGACCCCGACGCCGCGGCCACCTACGAGAGGAACATCGGCGTGACCCCCCTGGTCGCCGACATCCGCCTGGTGGATCCGGATGCCTGGCGGGACCGCCTCGGGCTGGCCCCCGGCGAGCTGGACCTGATGGTCGGCTGCCCGCCCTGCCAGGGCTTCACCCGCCTCCGGGGACCGAAAGGCGCCTCCGACCCGCGCAACGAGCTGGTCGACGTCTTCGCCCGCTTCGTCCGCTCCTTCCTGCCGAAGATGGTGGCGTTTGAGAACGTACCGGGCCTCATCAAGAGCACCCACGGCCGCGCCTACTACGAGCGGCTGATCGCCGCCCTCGAGGCCGCCGGGTACGAGGTGACGGAACGCGTGCTGGACGCGGCGGACTTCGGCACGCCCCAGCACAGGCCGCGCCTGGTGGTGGTGTCCGCGCACGGGCGGAAACCCCCTCTGCCGGAGCCGACGCACGGCGCTCCCGACGACCCCGAGGTCTTGGCGGGGCGGCGGAAGCCCTGGCGGACCGTAAGGGACGCCATATCGCATTTTCCGCCCTTGGCGGCGGGCGAGAGCTGCCCCAACGTCCCCAACCACTCCGCGTCGTCGATAGGACCGAGGGTCCTTCGTTTCATAGAGATGGTCCCGCGCAACGGCGGCAGCCGCCGCGAGGTGCCGCGGGAGTTCTGGCTACCCTGCCACCTGACGCACGACGGCCATAAGGACGTCTTCGGCCGCCTCGCCTGGGACGAACCGTCGTCGGTGGTCGTAACGTCCGGGTGCATCAACCCCTCGAAAGGCCGCTTCGTCCACCCCGAGCAGGACAGGGCGCTCACGCCGCGCGAGGCTGCGGCGCTGCAGGGCTTTCCGGATCACTTCGCATTTTCCGGCGGCCGCCTTTCGGTAGCCTCGCAGATAGGTAACGCCTTCCCGCCGCCGCTTGCCGAGGCGGTCTTCCGCGCCGCCGCCGCCTTTCTGCGCCGAGGCGCGCGGGACGATGCGCGGAGCTCAACCCGCCAGCAGGGCGGAGCCGCACAGATCGCCTAG